In Azospirillum humicireducens, the genomic stretch ATCGCAAGCAATATTGTTATAAAGTCCGTCCAATTCCACCCCTCCGTCGGATGAACAATGTCTCTTATTCCGTATTGATAGCAAAGACCACAGAACATCATGATGTTTGTTACGATAAGTAAACGGAGCCCCCATTTTGAAGCAAGGTCAGCCATACTCTCTTCTTCAAGAGGCATTTTCTTCATGGAGATTTTCCATCATTATTGCCAAAGTCTTTCTGGTTAAACAAGCTTCGCCAAAGCCCCCTTTTAGCAAATTTAGCCTCTGCCTCTGCACTTATGTACCGCGACGCCTGAAGACGATTAGAAAAGGCCCAGCCTTCTGATACCATCCACGCAGCAACGTCTTTGCCATCTGCAAAACAAGTTGCCGATGCATCCCCATTTTTATTCTCCAACTCGATGCTGCAATAAATATCTTTGGAACCGACATAGCTTTCTATCGCTGCCTGAGCTGTTTGCCCACATCTCCAAGGACGTCCATTCTCGCTACAAAACAACTCAGGATCTGGAGAGATTATTCCAAAAAGCGCTAAATGACGAGCCGAGATTATCATTCTTCCCGCGCCTACAAACTGAGGCCTACCGGAGAGAATTTCTCCAGCCTCCGCATGCGTAGCCAAAATTGCTACTGCTAAACATACGATCAAAACAGAACGACCTGAAAGGGGCACGTCGGTATCCAAACCTAGTTCTTGGTAGGAATGCAATCTAACCAGCACTCTTTAGCGGCAACGCTTCCCTGCTGCAAGCTCCGTATGCGAGTGAATGCGGTTACTTGCACTTCAAACACGATGGCGCGGCCATGTGATCGCTTATCTAGAATTCTAGAGTAGTTTCTTAACCTAATCAATTTGCAAACTGACAATCCATAGCTAGCAATCATCATATCGACCTTCACCGTCTCCATCCAAACATTCGGTACAAACACCTAAACGCACTTACCCCCTCACCCCCTACGCGCCGCCTCAATCGCCGCCACGTCGATCTTCGTCATCCCCATCATCGCCTCGAACGCCCGCTTGGCCTCGTCTCCGCCGGCCGCCAGCGCATCAGTCAGCACGCGCGGCGTGATCTGCCAGGAGATGCCCCAGCGGTCTTTGCACCAGCCGCAGGCGCTCTCCTGGCCGCCGTTGCCGGTAATGGCGGTCCAATAGCGGTCGGTCTCCTCCTGGTCGTCGGTGGCGATCTGGAACGAGAAGGCCTCGCTGTGGGTGAAGGCCGGGCCGCCGTTCAGGCCGAGGCAGGGGAGGCCGGCGACGGTGAACTCGACCGTCAGCACGTCGCCCGCCTTGCCGGACGGGTAGTCGGCGGGGGCGCGGTGAACGGCGGTCACCGTGCTGTCGGGGAAGGTCGCGGCGTAGAAGCGGGCGGCGGCCTCGGCGTCCTTGTCGTACCAGAGGCAGATCGTGGTCTTGGCGACGGCCATGGCGGATCCTTTCGCGCTGGAACCGAACCGGCCGGGCCTGGACCGAGGTGTCTGGTCGAACGGGCCGGCCCCTCCCGGTCCGACACCATACCGTGTTCAGTAGGGCTTCACCACCACCAGCGTCACGATGGCGATGGCCCCGGCGATCACCGCCAGCGGGGAGAAGCGCAGCAGCGGTGACACCGGCCGCGCATCCGGCCCCGACGCCGCGTCACCCAGCCGCCGCAGCCCGGCGGAGAGCTTGCCGTGCAGGGCGGACAGGATGAGGACGACGATCACCTTCGCCACCAGCCACGGCTCGAAGCCCCAGCCGCCGACCACCACCAGCGTGATGCCCAGCAGCCACGCCAGCCCCATCGCCGGGGAGGTCACGCGGCGCTCCCAGCGGGCCATGGCGCGCAGCAGGCGGGCCGGTCCTTCCTCGGCGGCGGTCGTGGCGTCCAGGGCGCTGATCAGGATGGCGGCGGCGGACATTCCCAGGATCCAGAGCGTCACCGCCGTGACGTGCAGCCCGATAAGCCAGATATACACCGCGACCGTCCTTCGAAAGCCCGGCCCGACCTCGCGTCAGGCGCCCACTTGCAGGATGATCTTACCGCGGCCGTGGCCGGAATCGAGCCGTTCGTGCGCCTTGCCGACCTCTTCCAGCGGCAGGACGGCATCGACGATCACCTTGGCCTGCCCGCGCACGAACAGCGGCGCCATCTCGCGCAGGCGCGCACCCTCGCGGGTCAGGAAGGTGCCGTAGAGGGTCTGGTTCTTCACATAGAGCGCGTTCAGGTCGCCGGTCGGCGGCAGGATGGTGGCGATGCGGCCGAAGGGGCGCGTCACCTGGGTGCTCAGCGGCACATTGCCGCCGGCGGTGTCGAAGGCGGCGTCCACCCCTGCCCCGCCCGCCTCACGCAGGATTTGGTCCACCACGTCGGCGTCGCGATAGTCGAGCGTCACGTCGGCGCCGAGATCGCGCATCGCCTCATGGTTGGCCTTGCTGGCGGTGGCGAGCACGCGGGCGCCGGCCGCCTTGGCGAACTGGATGGCGAAGCTGCCCACCCCGCCGGCCCCGCCATGGATCAGCACCGTCTCGCCCGGCCGCACCGCCAGACGCCGCACGATGGCCTCCCACGCCGTGCCGCCGGCCAGCGGGATGCCCGCCGCCTCGACATGGGAGAGGCCGGCCGGCTTGTGGGCGACGATGGACGCGGCGGCGACGGTGTATTCGGCATAGCTGCCGTTGGGATTGCCGAAGATCTCCGGGGTGTAGAACACCTCGTCGCCGGGCTTGAAGCCGGTCACGCCGGGGCCGGCCTCCTCGACCACGCCCGACACGTCGTACCCCAGCACCGCCGGGAAGGGGATGCCGGCCCAGCTGCCGGAATGACGGATCTTGGCGTCCACCGGGTTGGTGCCTGACGCCACCACGCGGACCAGCAGCTCGCCCGGACCCGCGACCGGACGCGGCCGGTCCTGAAGCTCGAACACGTCGGGACCACCGAACCGCGAAATCACCATCGCACGCATACCGCCATCCTCCGTTCCGGCTGTTGCACTGAAGAAGCACCAACGTGGGAAGCCGGCCCCCGCCTGTCCAGCGGGGGAAGGAGAGTCAGCCGATGCGGAACTCCTCGCGGTGGATCGCGGTCATCGGCAGCCCCTCCGGCCCGATGGCGCCGCGGTACATGCCGGAGCAGTTGAAGGGCAGCGCCACCCGGCCATCGCGGTCGATGGCGATCAGGCCGCCGGAGCCGCCGATCACGCCCAACTCGTCCACCACGTCGCCGGCGGCGCGCTCCAGGGTCTGGCCGGCCCAACGCATGCGGGCGTCGATCTCGTGGGCGGCGCAGCGGCGGATGAAATGCTCGCCATGGCCGGTGGCGGAGACGGCACAGGTGATGTTGTCGGCGAAGGTGCCGGCGCCGATCACCGGGCTGTCGCCGACGCGGCCCTTGGCCTTGGCGGTCATGCCGCCGGTCGAGGTGGCGGCGGCGAGGTTGCCGTCGCGGTCGCGGGCGACGGCGCCCACCGTGCCGTGGCGGCGCTGCTCGTCCCCATCGTCGGGGGTGCCGGAGCGGCGGCGCTCCAGCTCGGCCTGGAGGGCGTCCCAGCGCGGCTGGGTGAAGAAATAGGCGGCCTCCTCCATCGGCAGACCCTGGCGGCGGCAGAGATCCAGCGCGCCCTCGCCGATCAGCAGCACATGCTCCGTGTGCTCCATCACCGCGCGGGCGGCCAGGATGGGATTGCGCGGGCCGAACAGGCCGGCCACCGCACCGGCGGCGCGGTCGCGGCCGTCCATGATGGCGGCGTCCATCTCCTGCACGCCCTCGGCAGTGAAGACGGCGCCGCGGCCGGCGTTGAACAGCGGCTCGTCCTCCAGCGCCATCACGGCGGCGGTGACGGCGTCGAGCGCGCTGCCGCCGTCGGCCAGCACCCCGTGCCCGGCGGCCAGCGCCCGGCGCAGGCCGGCGTGGTAGCCCTCGGTCAGCGCCGGGGTCAGGGCGCTGCGCTTGATGGTGCCGGCGCCGCCATGGATGGCAAGGGCGAAGGGCTGCGGGTGCGAAAGGGTCATGGGGGCGGGTCTCAGCGCAGGGTGGCCGACATGGCCGACAGGGTGTTGATCCAGCCGAGAACGGCGGCCATGCTGGCGGCCGGCAGGCGGATGGTGACGGGGTCCAGGCGCTCCGACACCGGGATCAGCGACGCCAGATCGGCCAGCGCCGGGCCGTTCATCTCGATCTCCAGCCGGTAGGGCGCGCCATCGGCCTGCGGCGGGACGCGGAAAGGCGGGATGCTGGACGCCCGGCGGACGGCGCGGCTTGCGGCCTCGCGGAGGCGGTCGCGGGCGACCGACGGGGCGACGGAGCGGGCGGCGCGCTGGCCCAGCGCCTGCTTGACGACCACCTGCTCGGCGTCCGGGAACAGCGGGGCCATCTCGGCGGCGAAGCGGTCGTCGCCGCTCAGCAGGATCACCGGCACGCCGATCTCGCCGGCATAGGCACCGTAATTGCCGGCCTCCCCCAGCTCCAGCCCGTTCACCCGGACGCGGCCGAAGGCGAAGCTGTTGGTGGTGTGGGCGAGGATGCCGTACTGGCGCGCGGAGGTGTGGAAGCCGACGCACATCACCCCGGCGGCGTCCGGCTCCAGCCCGGCGAACATGCCGATGGGCTTGGGACGGCCGAGGATCAGCTCGGCGGCCGGGTGCAGCTCGTCCGGCAGCAGGTTGACCATCGGGCCGTGGCTGTCGTTGACCAGGATCTCGCTGGCCCCGGCCTCCAGCGCGCCTTCGATGGCGGCGTTGACCTCGGCGGTCATCAGGCGGCGGGCACGCTCATACTCGGGATTGCCCTGCGTCACCTGCTGCTGGGAGACGACGCCGGCCACCCCTTCGATGTCGGCGGAGATGTAGATCTTCACGGAGTGCTCCCGAAATTCAGCAAGTCGGAGAGGCAGGGCCGGGTGGCGCCGTCGCGGCCGACCACCGGCGTGGCGGCGGCGAGAGCGTCGAGAACGGCTTCCTGCGTCGCGTCGGCCATCGCCTCGAACAGCCTATCGATGCGGTGTTCGTTCACCATGCGCAGGGCCAGGATGTCGGCCCGCTCGTCATGGTCGATGCGGTTGGCGGTGGTAAAGCCGAGCGCGATGTCGCCGCTGCCATGGCCCCAGAAGGAGCCGACACGGGCAAGCCCGACTCCCGCGCGGCGGATCACCCGGCGCAGCTGGCGGTGGTCGAGCGGCACGTCGGTGGCGGCGATGACGATGACGGAGCCCTTTTCCGGCGCGTCGTCCTTCGCAGGCGGGGCGACACGGCGGCCGTCGGGCAGGCACAGCTCACCCGGCCGGCCGAAATTCGCCAGCACCAGCACGCCCAGATGATGGCGCTTGCCGTCCAGCTTGAGGCGGCGCGAGGATGTGCCGATGCCGCCTTTGAAGCCGAAGCAGGACATGCCGCGCCCGGCCCCGACCGATCCGACCGCGACCTCCGCGCCGTCCGCTTCGGACAGTGCCGCGGCCAGGGCGGCAGCGGCATCGGCCTCGGTGACTGCCAGCGCCTGGATGTCGTTCAGCGGACCGTCGTTGCACTCCATCACCAGCGGATTGACCGTCGCGGTGCTGCGGCCGATGTCGGGGTTGGCGGCGATGGCGTGGCGGACCAGGGCGGTGGCGCAGGTGCCGACCGACAGGGTGTTGGTCAGCAGGATCGGGGTTTCCAGCGCGCCGAGTTCCTCCACCTGCATCAGCCCGACGCTCTTGCCGAAGCCGTTCAGCACCTCGGCGGCGGCGACGGGCTTGTCGCGGTAAAGGTTGCCGGCATGGGGCAGGAGGGCGGTGACGCCGGTCTGGATGGCGCCGTCATCGAGCGTGACGTGAGCGACGCGCACTCCGGCCACGTCGGTGATGGCGTTGCGCGGCCCCGTCTTCAGCCGGCCGCAGGCGAGCCCGAAGGCCCGCGCGCGTTTCGCCGGTTCAGCGCAGTTTGGGGTCGAGGGCATCGCGCAGTCCGTCGCCGAGCAGGTTGAAGGCCAGCACCGTCAGGAAGATGGCGAGGCCAGGATAGAAGGTGACGTGGCTGGCGACGCCGATGTAGCTGCGCCCGTCGGCCAGCATGGCACCCCATTCCGGGCTGGGCGGCTGGGCGCCGAGACCGATGAAGCTGAGGCTGGCCGCCGTCAGGATCGAGGTGCCGATGCGCATGGAAACATAGACGATCACGCTCGGCAGCGTGCCCGGCAGGATGTGGCGCACCATCAGCAGCCGGTCGCGCACGCCGATGGCACGGGCGGCGTCGACATAGACCGCGCGCTTCAAGGACAGCGTGCTGCCGCGCACCAGCCGGGCGAAGACCGGCACGCTGAAGATCGCCACGGCATAGATGACGTTCTCGATGCCCGGCCCCAGGACGGCGACGATGCCGATGGCGAGCAGGATGCCGGGGAAGGCCAAAAGCACGTCGCAAATGCGCATGATCAGGCTGTCGATCCAGCCGCCGCGGAAGCCGGCGATCAGCCCCAACGCCACGCCGGCCACCCCGCCGAGCATGACCGACAGCAGGCCGACCGACAGCGAGATGCGGGCCCCCCACAGGATGCGGCTCAGGATGTCGCGGCCATAGGCGTCCGTACCCGCCCAATGGTCGGCCGAGGGGCCTTCCAGGATGCGGTCGTAATCGAAGGCCGCCGGGTCGAAGGGGGCGATCCACGGTGCCGCCGCCGCCGCCAAAGCCAGTGCCAGCAGACAGATGCCGGCGGCCATGGCGGTGCGGTTGCGCCGGAACTTGCGCCAGAACTCGCGCAGCGGCGAACGGACGGCTTCGTGGGCGGCGGATGCGGCCATGCCGGTTGCGTCTGTCGTGGTCATGAGTAGCGAATCTCGGGGTTGGCGAAGGCGTACAGCACATCGACCAGCAGGTTGATGATGATGAACTCCAGCGAGAACAGCAGGATCTCCGCCTGGATGACGGTGTAGTCGCGGTAATTGACGCTATCCACCAGCAGCCGGCCCAGCCCCGGCCAGGAGAACACCGTCTCCACCACGATGGACCCGCCGAGCAGGAAGCCGAACTGCAGGCCGACCATGGTGATGATCGGGATCAGCGCGTTGCGCAGCGTGTGCTTCCACACCACCAGCCGCGACGGCACGCCCTTGGCCCTGGCGGTGCGGACGTAATCCTCGCGTGCGATCTCGATGAAGGCGGAGCGGGTGAAGCGCGCCATGACAGCGGCGACGCCGAGGCCGAGCGTCAGCGACGGCATGATGAAATGCTGCCAGGTGCCATAGCCGCTGGTCGGCAGCCAGCCGAGCTTGACCGAGAACAGGTCGATCATCAGCAGGCCGAGCCAGAAGGACGGGAAGGCGATGCCCGACACCGCGACGATCATGCCGGCATGGTCCTGCCATCGCCCGCGCTTGGTGGCCGACGCCACGCCGATCAACAATCCTGCCAGCGTCGCCCACGCCATGGCGGCGACGGTGAGGTAGAGGGTCGGCATGAAGCGTTCGCCGATCTCCTGCGACACCGGCCGCTTGGTCTTCATCGACCGACCGAACTCGCCCTGCACCGCATTGCCGAGGAAGCGGCCATACTGCACCCACAGCGGCTGGTCGAGGCCCAGATCCTGGCGCACCAGCTCGACGTCGCGCTGGGTCGCATCCGGACCGGCAACCAGCCGCGCCGGATCGCCAGGCAGCAGATGGACGAAGCCGAAGACGAAAACGGAAATCACCAGCAGAACCGGCAGGATGCCGGCGACGCGGCCGACGAGATATTTCAGCATGGGGCG encodes the following:
- a CDS encoding thermonuclease family protein codes for the protein MDTDVPLSGRSVLIVCLAVAILATHAEAGEILSGRPQFVGAGRMIISARHLALFGIISPDPELFCSENGRPWRCGQTAQAAIESYVGSKDIYCSIELENKNGDASATCFADGKDVAAWMVSEGWAFSNRLQASRYISAEAEAKFAKRGLWRSLFNQKDFGNNDGKSP
- a CDS encoding VOC family protein, whose amino-acid sequence is MAVAKTTICLWYDKDAEAAARFYAATFPDSTVTAVHRAPADYPSGKAGDVLTVEFTVAGLPCLGLNGGPAFTHSEAFSFQIATDDQEETDRYWTAITGNGGQESACGWCKDRWGISWQITPRVLTDALAAGGDEAKRAFEAMMGMTKIDVAAIEAARRG
- a CDS encoding CopD family protein, whose amino-acid sequence is MYIWLIGLHVTAVTLWILGMSAAAILISALDATTAAEEGPARLLRAMARWERRVTSPAMGLAWLLGITLVVVGGWGFEPWLVAKVIVVLILSALHGKLSAGLRRLGDAASGPDARPVSPLLRFSPLAVIAGAIAIVTLVVVKPY
- a CDS encoding zinc-dependent alcohol dehydrogenase family protein; the encoded protein is MRAMVISRFGGPDVFELQDRPRPVAGPGELLVRVVASGTNPVDAKIRHSGSWAGIPFPAVLGYDVSGVVEEAGPGVTGFKPGDEVFYTPEIFGNPNGSYAEYTVAAASIVAHKPAGLSHVEAAGIPLAGGTAWEAIVRRLAVRPGETVLIHGGAGGVGSFAIQFAKAAGARVLATASKANHEAMRDLGADVTLDYRDADVVDQILREAGGAGVDAAFDTAGGNVPLSTQVTRPFGRIATILPPTGDLNALYVKNQTLYGTFLTREGARLREMAPLFVRGQAKVIVDAVLPLEEVGKAHERLDSGHGRGKIILQVGA
- a CDS encoding isoaspartyl peptidase/L-asparaginase family protein → MTLSHPQPFALAIHGGAGTIKRSALTPALTEGYHAGLRRALAAGHGVLADGGSALDAVTAAVMALEDEPLFNAGRGAVFTAEGVQEMDAAIMDGRDRAAGAVAGLFGPRNPILAARAVMEHTEHVLLIGEGALDLCRRQGLPMEEAAYFFTQPRWDALQAELERRRSGTPDDGDEQRRHGTVGAVARDRDGNLAAATSTGGMTAKAKGRVGDSPVIGAGTFADNITCAVSATGHGEHFIRRCAAHEIDARMRWAGQTLERAAGDVVDELGVIGGSGGLIAIDRDGRVALPFNCSGMYRGAIGPEGLPMTAIHREEFRIG
- a CDS encoding M55 family metallopeptidase, which codes for MKIYISADIEGVAGVVSQQQVTQGNPEYERARRLMTAEVNAAIEGALEAGASEILVNDSHGPMVNLLPDELHPAAELILGRPKPIGMFAGLEPDAAGVMCVGFHTSARQYGILAHTTNSFAFGRVRVNGLELGEAGNYGAYAGEIGVPVILLSGDDRFAAEMAPLFPDAEQVVVKQALGQRAARSVAPSVARDRLREAASRAVRRASSIPPFRVPPQADGAPYRLEIEMNGPALADLASLIPVSERLDPVTIRLPAASMAAVLGWINTLSAMSATLR
- a CDS encoding P1 family peptidase translates to MPSTPNCAEPAKRARAFGLACGRLKTGPRNAITDVAGVRVAHVTLDDGAIQTGVTALLPHAGNLYRDKPVAAAEVLNGFGKSVGLMQVEELGALETPILLTNTLSVGTCATALVRHAIAANPDIGRSTATVNPLVMECNDGPLNDIQALAVTEADAAAALAAALSEADGAEVAVGSVGAGRGMSCFGFKGGIGTSSRRLKLDGKRHHLGVLVLANFGRPGELCLPDGRRVAPPAKDDAPEKGSVIVIAATDVPLDHRQLRRVIRRAGVGLARVGSFWGHGSGDIALGFTTANRIDHDERADILALRMVNEHRIDRLFEAMADATQEAVLDALAAATPVVGRDGATRPCLSDLLNFGSTP
- a CDS encoding ABC transporter permease subunit, producing the protein MTTTDATGMAASAAHEAVRSPLREFWRKFRRNRTAMAAGICLLALALAAAAAPWIAPFDPAAFDYDRILEGPSADHWAGTDAYGRDILSRILWGARISLSVGLLSVMLGGVAGVALGLIAGFRGGWIDSLIMRICDVLLAFPGILLAIGIVAVLGPGIENVIYAVAIFSVPVFARLVRGSTLSLKRAVYVDAARAIGVRDRLLMVRHILPGTLPSVIVYVSMRIGTSILTAASLSFIGLGAQPPSPEWGAMLADGRSYIGVASHVTFYPGLAIFLTVLAFNLLGDGLRDALDPKLR
- the gsiC gene encoding glutathione ABC transporter permease GsiC, which encodes MLKYLVGRVAGILPVLLVISVFVFGFVHLLPGDPARLVAGPDATQRDVELVRQDLGLDQPLWVQYGRFLGNAVQGEFGRSMKTKRPVSQEIGERFMPTLYLTVAAMAWATLAGLLIGVASATKRGRWQDHAGMIVAVSGIAFPSFWLGLLMIDLFSVKLGWLPTSGYGTWQHFIMPSLTLGLGVAAVMARFTRSAFIEIAREDYVRTARAKGVPSRLVVWKHTLRNALIPIITMVGLQFGFLLGGSIVVETVFSWPGLGRLLVDSVNYRDYTVIQAEILLFSLEFIIINLLVDVLYAFANPEIRYS